Proteins encoded together in one Ochotona princeps isolate mOchPri1 chromosome 20, mOchPri1.hap1, whole genome shotgun sequence window:
- the NACAD gene encoding NAC-alpha domain-containing protein 1 — MPGEAARAELLLPEAGRPGPRTDGSCEAAAGPSTRGGLREPHTLTPVPSPLVLSFLPSKPGTRPQPEGASWDAGPGGISSAWADTVEGGPSSALPPETLPSALEPRIVMGEETCQALPSPGAAEPVLRDREGGHDSLHPPPGLCSQGEPPVPFPSPDPETFFTPPSTPTATTCSLFPSHGSHGWGSGAEQDSPPASPSGSYITADGDSWASSPSCSLSLLALTEGLDLASSWGVSPPGSVVDEHEPSLPELPELPSPPSSCSSVSSNSSSSWGQEAHFFDLDFLANDPMIPAALLPFRGSLIFQVEAMEVTPLQPAAEEEAATACDRDLAGEGEEDSPSASFLQSLSDLSIAEGMDEAFAFHDDPSAASSDTDSASYAGADDERLYSGEPHAQPSTLPKDGAQRAGWECEGAAEGPSLQGAEAGTCLIQSQHSAEQTAEAALVLDQEPTATKTPPALQAASGSWLTPEAKSEEDSTVEGAANTEAEPQLTPEAEQEGEDSTMEGAPNTEAEPQLTPEAKSEEDSTVEGAPNTEAESQLTPEAEQEGEDSTVEGAPNTEAEPQLTPEAEQEGEDSTMEGATNTEAEPQLTPEAKSEEDSTVEGAPNTEAESQLTPEAKSEEDSTVEGAPNTEAEPQLTPEAEQEGEDSTMEGAPNTEAESQLTPEAEQEGEDSTVEGAPNTEAEPQLTPEAEQEGEDSTVEGAPNTEAESQLTPEAKSEEDSTVEGAPNTEAEPQLTPEAKSEEDSTVEGAPNTEAESQLTPGAKSEEDSTVEGAPNTEAEPQLNPEAEQEGEDSTVEGAPNTEAEPQLTPEAEQEGVDSTVEGAANTEAEPQLTPEAEQEGVDSTVEGAANTEAEPQLTSEAEPEGEDSTVEGAANTEAEPQLTSEAEQEGEDSTVEGAAITRAQPQPCRKRVNTTQVPAPGTADASPCRQEAASSCCCPVSPQDVKAGGPVPPSSSRPVVAAAPAPLPAADVMAVVQGSLVAVSQSLKDTGPHSGPEPTAEGGPQAPQVKASYDPGTRPKPVASVSQQVVARRDTALSAGPEQPAPLQGQHDAPELAVRAQDAAPPPGRVVSVHLSVEAEDRRGEGRKPRARGDGPRSTPQGAGAAPKGSQGQPPSPAREGRGQCGKAAPRPKLTMAAATEAGLGSCPQVPVGAASQLDRGYPEDPAPPLAPCNKPVRMFNPGHSQAVPPASSPSPPQQPRQHPARGSPGTPKSRPLGAPASCQRPQENCRDHEEAADPPGPRTLRARAQWATTAATSGTSQWPGPPSAPCPLLNPESAPRDAKDVASGPLPPCQVPPASGPRSPADAQGPAAPKLHEDEDSPEEGEGQGGPGGLPCCPPSRLSPSLGSGQYSDSHGESSAELDEQDASVPQTAQCSVQAPAGSSEETIAKAKQSRSEKKARKAMSKLGLRQIQGVTRITIQKSKNILFVIAKPDVFKSPASDTYVVFGEAKIEDLSQQVHKAAAEKFKVPSEPSALVQESLPGPRVRPECEEEEEEEEEVDEAGLELRDIELVMAQANVSRAKAVQALRDNHSDIVNAIMELTM, encoded by the exons ATGGCTCCTGTGAGGCGGCTGCCGGCCCCAGCACAAGAGGGGGCCTGCGGGAGCCCCACACCCTGACACCAGTACCCAGCCCGTTGGTCCTCTCGTTCCTGCCCAGCAAGCCAGGCACCCGGCCCCAGCCCGAGGGAGCCAGCTGGGATGCTGGGCCTGGAGGCATCTCGTCAGCCTGGGCAGATACAGTAGAAGGCGGCCCGAGCTCAGCACTGCCCCCCGagactctgccctctgccctggagcCCCGGATTGTGATGGGCGAGGAGACATGCCAGGCCCTCCCATCACCTGGGGCAGCCGAGCCAGTGCTCAGGGACCGGGAAGGTGGGCATGATAGCCTGCACCCACCACCCGGGCTGTGTTCTCAGGGTGAGCCTCCCGTGCCTTTCCCTTCCCCAGACCCAGAGACCTTCTTCacacctccctccacccccactgcAACCACCTGTTCCCTGTTCCCCAGCCATGGCTCCCATGGCTGGGGCTCCGGGGCGGAGCAGGACTCACCCCCTGCGTCCCCCTCGGGCTCCTACATCACAGCTGATGGGGACAGCTGGGCTTCATCGCCGTCCTGCTCTCTCAGCCTACTGGCCCTGACCGAAGGCCTGGACCTGGCCTCCAGCTGGGGCGTTTCCCCACCGGGCTCCGTGGTGGACGAGCACGAGCCAAGCCTGCCAGAGCTCCCGGAGCTGCCCTCAccaccctcctcctgctccagcGTCTCCAGCAACAGCAGCTCTTCCTGGGGCCAGGAGGCCCACTTCTTTGACCTGGACTTCCTGGCCAACGACCCAATgatccctgctgccctcctgccctttCGGGGCAGCCTCATCTTCCAGGTGGAGGCCATGGAGGTGACACCACTGCAGCCAGCGGCAGAGGAGGAGGCAGCTACGGCATGCGACAGGGACCTGGCTGGGGAGGGCGAGGAGGACAGCCCATCGGCCTCCTTCCTGCAGTCGCTGTCTGACCTGTCCATTGCTGAGGGCATGGATGAGGCCTTTGCCTTCCACGACGACCCCTCGGCCGCTTCATCCGACACAGATTCAGCCTCCTATGCAGGAGCAGATGACGAGAGACTGTACAGTGGGGAGCCccatgcccagcccagcaccctcCCTAAGGATGGAGCCCAGAGGGCAGGGTGGGAGTGCGAGGGTGCAGCTGAGGGGCCCAGCCTTCAGGGTGCAGAAGCAGGCACCTGCCTCATCCAGAGCCAGCATTCAGCTGAGCAAACAGCAGAAGCAGCTCTTGTTTTAgaccaggagcccacagccacCAAGACACCCCCTGCTCTGCAGGCAGCCTCAGGATCCTGGCTGACCCCTGAGGCCAAGTCAGAAGAGGACTCCACTGTGGAAGGAGCAGCAAACACCGAGGCAGAGCCCCAGCTGACCCCTGAGGCTGAGCAGGAAggggaggactccaccatggaaGGAGCACCAAACACCGAGGCAGAGCCCCAGCTGACCCCTGAGGCCAAGTCAGAAGAGGACTCCACTGTGGAAGGAGCACCAAACACCGAGGCAGAGTCCCAGCTGACCCCTGAGGCTGAGCAGGAAGGGGAGGACTCCACTGTGGAGGGAGCACCAAACACCGAGGCAGAGCCCCAGCTGACCCCTGAGGCTGAGCAGGAAggggaggactccaccatggaaGGAGCAACAAATACCGAGGCAGAGCCCCAGCTGACCCCTGAGGCCAAGTCAGAAGAGGACTCCACTGTGGAAGGAGCACCAAACACCGAGGCAGAGTCCCAGCTGACCCCTGAGGCCAAGTCAGAAGAGGACTCCACTGTGGAAGGAGCACCAAACACCGAGGCTGAGCCCCAGCTGACCCCTGAGGCTGAGCAGGAAggggaggactccaccatggaaGGAGCACCAAACACTGAGGCAGAGTCCCAGCTGACCCCTGAGGCTGAGCAGGAAGGGGAGGACTCTACTGTGGAAGGAGCACCAAACACCGAGGCAGAGCCCCAGCTGACCCCTGAGGCTGAGCAGGAAGGGGAGGACTCCACTGTGGAAGGAGCACCAAACACCGAGGCAGAGTCCCAGCTGACCCCTGAGGCCAAGTCAGAAGAGGACTCCACTGTGGAAGGAGCACCAAACACCGAGGCCGAGCCCCAGCTGACCCCTGAGGCCAAGTCAGAAGAGGACTCCACTGTGGAAGGAGCACCAAACACCGAGGCAGAGTCCCAGCTGACCCCTGGGGCCAAGTCAGAAGAGGACTCCACTGTGGAAGGAGCACCAAACACTGAGGCCGAGCCCCAGCTGAACCCTGAGGCAGAGCAGGAAGGGGAGGACTCCACTGTGGAGGGAGCACCAAACACCGAGGCCGAGCCCCAGCTGACCCCTGAGGCCGAGCAAGAAGGGGTGGACTCCACTGTGGAGGGAGCAGCAAACACCGAGGCCGAGCCCCAGCTGACCCCTGAGGCCGAGCAAGAAGGGGTGGACTCCACTGTGGAGGGAGCAGCAAACACCGAGGCCGAGCCCCAGCTGACCTCTGAGGCTGAGCCAGAAGGGGAGGACTCCACTGTGGAGGGAGCAGCAAACACCGAGGCCGAGCCCCAGCTGACCTCTGAGGCTGAGCAAGAAGGGGAGGACTCCACTGTGGAGGGAGCAGCCATCACCagggcacagccccagccctgtcGGAAGAGAGTGAACACCACCCAGGTCCCGGCTCCTGGCACTGCCGACGCATCTCCCTGTCGGCAGGAAGCAGCCAGCTCTTGCTGCTGCCCAGTCTCTCCCCAGGATGTAAAGGCAGGAGGACCAGTGCCCCCCTCCAGCTCAAGGCCCGTTGTCGCAgcggcccctgcacccctgccagcTGCAGATGTCATGGCTGTTGTCCAGGGGTCTCTGGTGGCAGTCTCTCAGTCCCTGAAGGATACAGGCCCCCACTCAGGCCCAGAACCCACAGCCGAAGGTGGTCCACAGGCCCCACAGGTCAAGGCAAGCTACGACCCAGGGACCAGACCCAAGCCTGTGGCTTCTGTATCCCAGCAGGTGGTGGCCAGGAGGGACACAGCCTTGTCTGCAGGGCCAGAGCAACCAGCCCCACTCCAGGGCCAACATGATGCTCCAGAACTGGCTGTGAGGGCCCAAGATGCAGCGCCCCCCCCAGGCAGAGTGGTGTCTGTGCACCTGAGTGTGGAAGCTGAGGACCGGAGGGGCGAAGGACGCAAGCCACGGGCACGGGGAGACGGACCCAGGTCAACACCTCAAGGCGCAGGGGCTGCTCCCAAGGGCAGCCAGGGGCAGCCCCCGAGTCCAGCCCGGGAGGGAAGGGGTCAGTGTGGCAAGGCTGCCCCAAGGCCTAAGCTCACTATGGCTGCAGCcacagaggctgggctgggctcctgcccccaggTGCCAGTAGGGGCTGCCTCTCAGCTGGACAGGGGCTATCCTGAAGATCCTGCCCCACCCCTAGCACCCTGCAACAAGCCGGTGCGCATGTTTAACCCAGGCCATTCGCAGGCAGTTCCTCCAGCCTCTAGTCCTTCCCCACCACAGCAGCCTCGACAGCACCCTGCCAGGGGCTCACCCGGCACACCCAAATCCAGGCCCCTGGGtgcccctgcttcctgccagcgTCCCCAAGAAAACTGCAGGGACCATGAGGAGGCTGCAGACCCTCCAGGTCCCCGGACACTCCGGGCCAGAGCCCAGTGggccaccactgctgccacctCAGGAACCTCGCAGTGGCCAGGGCCCCCCTCGGCCCCCTGCCCGCTCCTCAACCCCGAGTCAGCCCCCAGGGATGCCAAAGACGTGGCCTCGGGGCCCCTGCCCCCCTGCCAAGTGCCTCCTGCATCTGGGCCCAGAAGCCCTGCTGACGCACAAGGGCCCGCGGCCCCCAAGCTGCACGAAGACGAGGACAGCCCCGAGGAAGGTGAGGGCCAGGGGGGACCGGGGGGTCTGCCTTGTTGCCCCCCCTCACGCCTGTCCCCTTCTCTAGGCTCGGGCCAGTATTCAGATAGCCACGGAGAGTCATCGGCCGAGCTGGATGAGCAGGATGCCTCGGTGCCTCAGACGGCGCAGTGCTCAGTCCAG gccccagcaggcagcagcgaGGAGACCATAGCCAAGGCCAAGCAGAGTCGCAGTGAAAAGAAGGCCCGAAAG GCCATGTCCAAGCTTGGCTTGCGGCAGATTCAGGGAGTCACCAGAATCACCATCCAGAAGTCCAAGAACATCCTCTTTGTCATCGCCAAACCCGACGTATTCAAGAGCCCAGCCTCCGACACCTACGTGGTCTTTGGGGAGGCCAAG ATCGAGGACCTGTCCCAGCAAGTGCACAAGGCTGCAGCTGAGAAGTTCAAGGTGCCCTCGGAGCCCTCTGCCCTGGTCCAGGAGTCCCTGCCTGGGCCCCGGGTAAGGCCGGAgtgtgaagaggaagaggaagaggaggaggag gtgGACGAGGCAGGGCTGGAGCTGCGGGACATCGAGCTGGTGATGGCCCAGGCCAATGTGTCCAGGGCCAAGGCAGTGCAGGCCCTGAGAGACAACCACAGTGACATTGTCAACGCCATCATG GAGCTGACCATGTAG